From Nitrospira sp., a single genomic window includes:
- a CDS encoding zinc ribbon domain-containing protein, translating into MPVYEYRCGQCSKAFEATQSVHARPEDTECPFCQAQDATRLLSSFASTVKGDHKPGFAEMKAGSMLNERMDRFAKLPPLNAKRNVPQPNAASTSDSGSGPGADS; encoded by the coding sequence GCAATGCTCAAAAGCATTCGAGGCCACGCAGTCCGTCCATGCGCGACCGGAAGATACCGAATGTCCGTTCTGCCAGGCCCAGGACGCCACGCGGCTCCTCTCCTCCTTTGCCTCAACCGTCAAAGGCGATCACAAACCGGGCTTCGCAGAAATGAAGGCCGGCTCGATGCTCAACGAGCGCATGGACCGATTCGCCAAACTCCCCCCCTTGAACGCCAAGCGCAACGTTCCCCAGCCCAATGCCGCGTCGACCTCCGATTCCGGATCGGGCCCAGGGGCAGACTCCTAG